The Miscanthus floridulus cultivar M001 chromosome 6, ASM1932011v1, whole genome shotgun sequence genomic interval AGGGTACAAGGCCACGGCAGGGGATGATGCGGACTACTTCAGCTACTGTCCGCCATCCCTTACCCTTTCCGGCTCCAATCCAGCAATACCTCGTCGTTATGCGGAGCAAAAATACCATGCATAAGCTAGGATGCTCTGGCGACGACACCATTCTGGTtaccacatgagtggggtctgtcCATTTTTTTTGGTCCCCAGCATGGCAGCATCTGTAGCCCGAACTGCAGCCACAGAAATGAAGACAAGTAAAGCTTGCCAGATAGCAGAAGGATGAAGAAATGCTGCACACGAGTTCGCCATGAGAGATTTTAGATGCAGGAATGCTAGATAGGATGTTAATTGGTTTTGGACAGGCTGAGAAGGACGCTTAGTTATTTGATTGAGAACAGCAGGCCTGACATGACTGGGATGCGTTCTTGACTTGGACCAGATACTTTCCAAGTCAAAAAACATGCAACACCGCACTTTTTGACTGGTGGTCTTCTTTCCACGAGAAAACAGTGGGCTGTATGGAAACTTGGAATTTCTCCTCAGCCATACAATTTGTCTTTACTAATTTAACTGCACAGACTTATTTAAAAACTTCCACGTCTTCCTCTTTTTCTCAGTTACTATTGATATGGAAGCTTGAGTGGATTTCTTATCATAGCTCTGCTGCTGTGTCCGGCATGTCTGTTCAGCAAACATGGTCCAGAGATCAGGTACCCTTTCATATCGAGAACGATAATAATGTGGATGACCAGACGATGATGACAATTTTCTGATAAAAAAAGAAAATCTAAATGGCAAAGAATCTGACACGCCAGAGCATGAAACTAGCAAAGCCCTGGTTCGCCCACCAGCTGTGATCTGCAGTCACGGAAATAAAGTCAAGAAAAAGCTTTAgttaggccccgttcgcgtgcccttaaatccggcttgatccgcttttttttcatccggagcagtgtttttctctcacaaattcctccagcattcctccaaaccatttaaattcctccaagcgaacagctattcacgtgcctgaaccttgattgcttctgttgggttttaactctagcctaccccaatttatttgagacttaaaggctttgttgttgttgttgttattgttgtaaaGCTTGCCAGATAGCAGAAGGATGAAGAAATGCTGCACACGAGTTCACCATGAGAGAGTTCCGGTGCAGGATGCAGCAAGCTAGCTACTAGCTTAGGAAGTTAGGAGTGATGAAGATAGCCTAATTATAGATAAGCCAATAATGTACTAAGTTACCAGAGGCTGGCCCTGTATGATTGTGATGCTGCTTGACTTGGACCAAAATATTTTCCAAGTCAAACCAATAATCCTCTTCCAAAGGGAAGGGCTTCTTTTTTTTCCACAGTTATTTAATGTTGATGAGACAGGACTGGCTTGTGTTAACTCTACAGTCGCACTCGACTCCCTAGAGCACGGCAACAAGTTTTCAATCAGAGTCCTTGGCGGACTTCCTCCTCATCGACATAACTACAATTAATAACACCACTGCACaacctcttcttccttctctcaGTTACTACAGTTATGAGTTTGAGTTGGACGTCCTCCACTCCATATCGACATAACCACTACTCCACAACTTCCTCCGATCCTCTTCCGCATGCTCTTGTTTCATAGCTCTGctgaaaaaagaaacaaacaaaaagagagagatgacTGAATTTCATGTAATAGCCCTGCTGTTGTGTCTTCTCATAGATGGAGTGTACGGGGCCATGGCTTGGGCTGATGCGGACTTCTTCAGCAACTGCCCACCATCTCGGTGCAGCAAACATGGTCCGGAGATCAGGTACCCTTTCCGGCTCGAATCCAGCAATACCTCATCATTATGCGGAGCACCGTGTATGAAGCTAGGATGCTCCGGCGACGACACCATTCTGGTTCTCCCAGCAGCCGTTATCCAGTACAAAGTGACAGCCATAGACTACAAGAGTGCTACCCTCACGATCGCCCCGCGTGTGGAAGACTCGTCTTCCTCCTGCAAGCAGAAGCTCATGTCGGCGTCCCTACCTCGCAGCATTATCAAATGTGACCCGGACCCCTGCTCACTGCTATGCGATCGTGGATATGCAACGATAGTAAGCTGCTTAAGAGAGTTCACACCAAGTAATCTTGCTGCTAATTACATCTTCGGACCAATCTCGTGCCTTGGCAGCGCATCCCACTTCTCCTATTTGGTGGATGGTTGTGCACCCATGTCTGTGCTTCCATTAGATTGCAAGGTTGTGCCTGATACCTACTTTCTGATGATGGACACTCACAATGACGATTCAACATTCAAGGAGCAAGCAGAAACAATACTGAATTTCTCAGGGTCGAGAACGATCGATTGGTATTATTATAATAGAAGTGTTGATGGCAGTGGCATCCTAAACTGCACACTGTGTGAACAAGGTGGGCAACCCTGTGGGTTCAGACCAGACAGGAATCAAACCTTCTGCATGAATCACGGTATTATCTCTAATTGGACAAAACCATACAGCCACATGGttcaatcttttttttttctttttttttttaaggaGCACCACATAGTCCTATCGTTTCTTACATTACAACTCCTTACATTATTCATTTACGTCCATTCAAATGCTACTATGCAATTCTTTGATGTTTCGTAGATAATTGTCAGCTTATTTTACAGAGTAGTACTGCAGCTCATTTGTTGGGGAGCCTCACCCAAGCAAACTAATGCCAACCAATCTAATCAAAATCACAAAAGAGATAAATTATAAACATGCACTTCATATACAAGTAGTCAGACCCATTTTTACAAGCATTTTAACACCCTAACCCTTCACTACATGTAGTACGTTCGGCACTACTGCCAAAAATACCCATATAACGATGTTtcaaataattaattaatggaaAGGGAAACAAATAAGGAATTAAATTGGTAAAGCAGAATGTAAAATAAATACAGAACACACTTGTAACTATGTGATAATTATGACAATGCAGTTTCAAAATTAGATGACTAGAATAGAGAATAATGGCAATTCACATGATCGCCTCATCTTCCCTTGCACTGCCCGTAAGCTCAAGAAGTGCGGAAGGTTTTTCGGACTGGGAGCAATTCAGTGCAGCCCAACAGATTTTACACTAAAATTTTGACACCATAGCTAAATGGTGGTAAGCTATGGTGAGGACCATACCCAAAGACCAAAAACGCACTTGTAACACTTGGTGGAACGTCTGGAAAGAGTGAAACATAAGAATTTTTAACAATGAGCTCCAAACGGAGCAACAGGTTACTAATAAAGTCTGAGAGGATTTAGCATTGAGAAGGATAGCATTTGCTTGGACTTTGTAAAGGCCTTACCATTTCTGCTTCTTGGCACTCTATCTCTTCTCTTGTGTACTGGCAGGCTGGGGAGCCTATCAGGTGCCCCTTTGACACTCTTGTAATTAACTCTATTTGCTTTCTTcataattgaaaggcagagctcctatcATTGCTTTCATATACAATTGGTGGCAAAAACTTTTACATGCAAAATTTACTGTACTATTGTTGAGCattttcataaggataaaaaaaATGCATAACTGAGATAAAATAAAAGCAAAGCAACACCTCCAATACAACATATACTATTGAAATTACCAGATAAATGGAATTTATCTAGGCTGGGAGTTCAGAACACATGTTACTTGGCAACTGAGCTAGGATTGTTTGGGTCTATCACCTTTGCTTTATCATCTTGACATTGAGATTATATATTTGCATCATCcaagagcagcagtagtagtctagtagaggCTGCAACCAAAATAGCTGCAAATTTCAATGATGTGTGCTCCTGAAAAAGGGAGATGAATTTGCAGGGGTAATTTGTCTGAAGAAAGAAAATAGACAGAAACACTTGAGAAAACAAATTGATGTGTAATACTGCTGAAAGTGAATGCAACGAAAGCACAAAGTGGTATGCTAGCAAGATAATAACTGCCTATAAGGTGGGCAATGGAAGGGATAATAGCAGAAAAGAACAAACACTGCATAAAGCAAATGAATAAAGAACCAATGTGAAATTGGTTGTCTGTAGCAAACCAGGTAGTTCTGAAGAGAGATTGCATGCTGGATGCAGCTTACAGTTGGCTGGGGCAAAACGGTACAACCTGGTTAATCACCAGAGATGGCACCACAAACTTGCCTCTGATATTTGCATTTTCTCTTAAGGAGCCTTGCTTGTGATCAAACATGCTTAGAAACATGTAAGGAGCATTACTCTTTTACAATATATCCATGCAAATACAGTATGTTGATTCTTAAAAAAAACAGAACTTTTATTGTACACGCTGTACGCGGGGTCACATCATGCAGCTAATTGTACTAAAATATTGGATCTTACCTTTTCTTTCTCAACAAATCATCATTTCATACTAAACCATCGATAGAGACTTATTTTTCTTGTTTGCTGTTCGCAGGTTCACATGTCAAGGTAATTGCAGGTACTGCTGCTAATCAAACATTCCTTTTATCCAAAATAAAAAGGGATATTCATTACACACAAATTCTTATCTTTCTCAACTATGGCTCTTAACATTATCCCAGAACCATTAACAACACCAAGTGGTGCCTTCCTATCGAGACACAGTTAATGATTTCCTGTTCTCTGCTTGCCAGCTACATCATCGGTTGCCACAATAGTGGTTCTTCTGTCGATTGTGGCCACTGGACTCTATCTTTCACTTAAGACAAGATATAATGAGGAGATACACTTGAAGGTCGAAATGTTTCTCAAGACATATGGCACATCAAAACCCACAAGGTACAGTTTCTCTGAAGTTAAGAAGATAACAAGGCGATTTAAGGAAAAAGTAGGCCAGGGTGGATTTGGGAGTGTATACAAAGGCAAGCTACCAAATGGAGTGCCTGTGGCAGTCAAAATGCTAGAGAACTCtacaggagagggagaagaattCATCAATGAAGTTGCAACCATAGGACTAATCCACCATGCAAATATTGTGCGTCTCCTGGGTTTTTGCTCTGAAGGAACAAGGCGTGCCCTTATTTATGAATACATGCCTAATGAGTCACTGGAAAAATATATATTCTCACGTGATTCTAGTATTTCCCAGGAACTACTAGTGCCAAAGAAAATGATAGATATTGCTTTAGGTATTGCTCGAGGAATGGAATACCTACATCAAGGATGCAATAAACGCATCCTCCACTTTGACATAAAACCTCACAACATCTTGCTAGACTTTAACTTCAATCCAAAGATCTCAGACTTTGGCCTAGCAAAACTGTGTGCAAGAGATCAAAGCATCGTTACCTTGACAGCAGCAAGAGGCACTATGGGATATATTGCACCAGAGTTGTACTCTCGGAATTTTGGTGGGGTATCCTACAAGTCGGATGTTTACAGTTTTGGCATGCTGGTGTTAGAAATGGTAAGTGGAAGGAGGAACTCAGACCCAAGCGTTGATAGCCAAAATGAAGTTTACCTCCCAGAGTGGATCTTTGAGAGAGTAATCACTGGGCAGGACTTGGTACTTTCTAGGGAAATGACTggaggagagaaagaaaaggtgagACAGCTAGCCATGGTGGCCCTATGGTGCATTCAGTGGAACCCAAAAAATCGACCCTCAATGACAAAAGTGGTGAACATGTTAACAGGGAGGTTGGAGAATCTGCAGATGCCCCCAAAGCCTTTCGTCTAATCTGAATTCTGAAAGTCATCCAGTGTCATAAAAAATATATTGGAGAATACATCGTCATTATGTACTGAATATTCAAGACAAACTTAGCTCCTGCTGTGTTGTAGAGTAGTCCATAGTGCCTGCATGAAAATGTATGTGAGTTTTTCCACCATATCTGTATCTGATGAATTAATAGTAACTTGTCGGCTTGTCACCATGTAGTGCTACTTATCTGCAACGCATCAAATTTAAAGCGGACTTGGCTTGTGTGTAATAGTTTAAAGAGTCCTGTTGCTTCAATTCCTAATGATCTTGCCATGATTTAGTTCCATCCTATTCTGCCCTTTCTGTAGTACATATTATTTTTCCAACTCAACGAGACAAAAAATCAAAATAAGTTGAGATAAAAATTCAAAATAAGCTGGACAAAAATTCCTAATGATCTACGATGCTAATGGATGGGTCATGGGTGGGCATGGGTCTGAGCACATCTATTACTTGAGATTTTGCAAAGCaataacaagacaaaaggaaaaaGGTAATAGTAACTCGTTACCTTTGCCATTGCCATGGATGATTCTGGATCTCGAATCACTAAGCTGCCGCTAGCGTCCGTTGCAGGAGCAAAGAGACCAGTGAGCGAGCCAGGGCATCACGGTGTAGAATGGCATGGAGGCGACAAAGGCGCAACCGCGCAAGAAGTACATGAAATTTCCTATTGAAAGCTTGGTGAGTTTCAGCATTGGTTGACTGCATGATTAGATCGCTGCTCGACGGCGGCCGCTGCCTGAGCacgggatatttaactttttatcaTTATAACGGACAGCCACTCTCCAGATCTCATCTTGCCGAGTTCGCATAATTTTTCAGCCGCGGTGCTCGCCCAACCATACATTTTTACCACTTTTGCTGTCGTGGCGCTCCAGGACAGCGTGCCACGTCGGATCCGTGCGCGCGAAGGGGGCAAAATGACCTCGCCTGCCCCTGCCCCCATCCTCTTAGCTATACGGGCCGGTCTGAGGTGCTCCAGCCGGCCCATTTGCCCTCCCTCctgtctccttcttcttcttcccttggGGCTCCGGACacactcgccgccgccgccgccgtccgtcACCGCCGCCGCATTCCCTCCCTCCGTCCTCCACCGCACTCACCTGAAGGCTTACTGAAAAAAAGGTATGTCCCGTCCGGACCGACACTCTCATTCCCGTTTTTTGGTTTGCACTGGTATGATTCGAGGTTCGGGTTAGGGTGTTTGAGAATGATGTTGGACCTGCTCTTTTTCCTTTGACAGTTCATGTAGTAGAGGGAAACGTAGACGCAATGGACTGGAATTCGAGGAGTGGTTGCCCTGTTTGGTAAGAACCCTAATCTTCTAGGTCGTTTTCTCTTCACTTTGATGGGATGGGACTACAGTTTTTGTGTAGTAGGTTGTCCCTAACATCTGTTTTTGTGCAAGAATTGATCCTGGTAATGCGTTTAGATTAGTTGTAAAGGTCTCTAAGTGGATTGCTGAGGATGAGTACGGGCTAGTGGCCATGGCTGAGCAAGAACATGAAATCTGGCTTGATAGGAATGATCATTATACTCTTGCTAAGTTTCATGCTGAAATGGAAACAAAGATAATCTGGGGACCTTCATAGACATTGGCAGTTTGGGTGGTTGAGCTGGACAGTCCCTCTCAATGGAAAATACGGAGGGATGAACATTTTCAGCAGCTTATACTTTCTAgatggaatgaaaaagaagctgtGCTTGCAGTGGATGTTGTCAATAAAGATGATAAATCAGTGAATACTTGCTCTGGTGTTAGGTTTGTCTCTGGTGTAACTTCTGCTGGCAGTGGTGTTCCTTGTAATGCTGGAAGTAGTCATGCTGGTGTTAATGGTCAAGGCAGCAGTGGTGGTACTGGTAATGGTCAAGGCAGTGCTACTCATGGTAATGGTCAAGGCAGTGCTGCTCCTGATATAACACAAGGTAGTGTTGTACCTGATAATGTTGAAGGCACTGGTGACACTTGCAGCAGTCCTCCTCCTTCTATGCCACCTGAACAAGCACAACCAGTAGATTGGGCTCAGTTGATTGTtgaagaagaagcaaatgaggATGGAGACGCCAAGGCAGCAATAGATGAGGATAAAGTTTATGAGGCTATGGGTTTTGCAGCAGCAGATGAGAGAGCTGATGAAGCAGCAAGGGAAGCTATTCCTATCCCTGCCATGACAGCTGAGATGCAGGCTGATATGGATGAGGCAGCTGTTCCAGTTGATGACCATGATGATCAAGAACCAATGTTTGACTGGGACAGAGAAAATCTAGATTTGTCTGTTGGGTTTTTTTTTCCATCCATGGATGATTTTAGGCTAGTAGTAAGACAACATGCAATAgtcaaagattttgaacttgctACTGCTCATTCAGATACTGAAAGGTTTAGGGGAAATTGTGCTTCTCTGGGATGTCCTTGGATAATTAGAGCTAGAACTCAGCATGGTGGGAGTGTCAGGGTACTAAATTTGCATTTTCATTGTTCAAACTAAATTTCTGAATTCTTTTTATGTTGGATTTTGAGGTGCTAAAATGTTTTGTTTTGGTGCAGGTGCAAATAAATGAAGGTGTGCATACATGTTCTGGAAGGAATAAGGTGCCTGGTGCTATGGCCTCACAGGCTTGGGTGGCAGAAAGGGCATTACCATATTTGAGGAGGATGCCAAACATGGGCCCAACAGCATTGAAGGAAGAGCTAGATGAAAAGTATGGCATTGATATCAACTACCAGACTGTTGTATATGGAAGAAAGAGAGCTACTGACAAGCTTTTTGGTAAGCTAGCTGATTCATTTGATTGGTTGTATAGGTTTAAGGCAGATGTAGAATTGAGATCACCTGGTAGTATTGTTGAGGTAGACAGTGAGGAAGTTGATGGAAAGGTTTATTTTACAAGATTTTTCTGCTGTTTCAAGGCTGCCATAGATGGTTTTAGAAATGGGTGCAGGCCTTACATTAGTATAGATTCTACCCATTTAAATGGGCTCTGGAATGGGCAGCTGTCCTCAGCTCAGGCATTGGATGGCCACAACTAGATGTATCCATTGGCTTTTGGATTCTTTGAGTCAGAGACCAAAGAGAACTTGATCTGGTTTATGCAGCAGCTTAGCAAATCAATTGGCCCTATGGAAAATTTAGCTGTTTGCACTGATGCTTGTAAGGGTCTTGAGGCAGCAGTAGCTCAGGTTTGGCCTCATTGTGAGAAGAGGGAGTGTTTTAGACACTTGATGGAGAATTTGAAGAAGTATTATACTGGAGAGGTGTATGCCAAGAATATGTGGCCAGCAGCAAGGGCTTACACTCCAAACAAATACAAGTTCTTTTTTGACAAGGTTGTTCAAGCTAGCCCAGGTATTGTCAAGTGGCTCAATGAGCATCATAACC includes:
- the LOC136456122 gene encoding rust resistance kinase Lr10-like, which codes for MTEFHVIALLLCLLIDGVYGAMAWADADFFSNCPPSRCSKHGPEIRYPFRLESSNTSSLCGAPCMKLGCSGDDTILVLPAAVIQYKVTAIDYKSATLTIAPRVEDSSSSCKQKLMSASLPRSIIKCDPDPCSLLCDRGYATIVSCLREFTPSNLAANYIFGPISCLGSASHFSYLVDGCAPMSVLPLDCKVVPDTYFLMMDTHNDDSTFKEQAETILNFSGSRTIDWYYYNRSVDGSGILNCTLCEQGGQPCGFRPDRNQTFCMNHGSHVKVIAATSSVATIVVLLSIVATGLYLSLKTRYNEEIHLKVEMFLKTYGTSKPTRYSFSEVKKITRRFKEKVGQGGFGSVYKGKLPNGVPVAVKMLENSTGEGEEFINEVATIGLIHHANIVRLLGFCSEGTRRALIYEYMPNESLEKYIFSRDSSISQELLVPKKMIDIALGIARGMEYLHQGCNKRILHFDIKPHNILLDFNFNPKISDFGLAKLCARDQSIVTLTAARGTMGYIAPELYSRNFGGVSYKSDVYSFGMLVLEMVSGRRNSDPSVDSQNEVYLPEWIFERVITGQDLVLSREMTGGEKEKVRQLAMVALWCIQWNPKNRPSMTKVVNMLTGRLENLQMPPKPFV